The nucleotide window tgtatgatgaaaattacaggcctctctcatctttttaagtgggagaacttgcacaattggtggctgactaaatacttttttcccccactgtatatgaaggcTCAGCTAAATTCCATTTGAACAACTCAGTCAGGTCAGGAGGTGACTTTGTTGATCGAAGCATGCTCACAGAATTTAAATGGACCGGAACTGAACCCTCACCCCTGACATAGAAGAGTGTAAAGATTATGTTGAAACTTGTATTCACTAAACTCTACCACAAGTGTAGTGTATTACATCAAACATTGTAAAAACGATCTCTGAGGTTGAGTGAATCTCTTATAATGCTTTATCATTTCATGTTTAAGACTTGCTCAAAGATTTATTAATATAAGAAGTATATTCCAATCTGAAAATGATGGACTCCACTTCATTCATAAACCCGTTTAATGACATCCACTTTCTGTcataaaaaagaaaaagaaaaaagaggACATGACATGAATGAAAGCCAGAGCGGTTTTTAATTCAACGTGGTATTGATTCAGGACTCCTCAGCATAGATGTGCTAGAGGCCAATGGAACAAAGACCGTAGGGTATAGAAAGACGCCGGATTGGAGCACATTCAACACATTCAATcaaagtggatattcgtcaaatccgtcatgattgatgtattgtaacaggcccacaatgtggtaaCTAAAGTCTGATTTGTCTGTTTCCacttttcaggtttagaaaaagtgactgctaaatgctaactcctgtTCGTGTAAACTGGTAGcttagctagcatacagaaatcggtggtggtagtcagtCGTTCTTAACTGTAATGCCGTTGATTGGTGACGATGGCATGTATTgtggttgacatccatacaagcattaccTACCGAtgtttacctcaacatagtgtatTTCTCCCATAAGATCTTTCCCCCCCCCCCATGCGTTTCcatggcatttccattgttttggtcgggTTCGATTGATCTCTTTACCGCATGTATCGTTGCCCAAGGTTACCATGGAGACAGCAGAATCTCCCCAGTATAACCTTGGCTAGTCCAAATACTGAATGCCAGGCATTCCAATGAACATCTATCACACTGACACAGGCTGCACCCTGCATGGCACCCCAtgaggcagcaggtagcctagcggttaagagcgttgggccagtaaccgaaaggtcgctggttcgaatccccgagccaacaaGGTGGATATATATCcactgttctgcccttgagcagttaaccaacaacaactgctcccctgGCGCCAATTATGTCGacattgattaaggcagccctcacatttcggttgaatgcattcagttgtgcaactgtcTAGGTATCCCCCTTTGCACTAGGGGCCCAGGTAaaaagtattgcactacatagggaatagggtgccatttcagacacattaTACCCACTGCCACTATGGTTGTAacagtcatggaattttggatggtGATTGGCCAGCCAAATTACTGCGGTCCTCAtaataaatatatgcatattattttttattgtatttttttgagacgcacattttctcctctcctgaccgcatgtgctgccatagaaatagaacgaATAGAACAAGTGTCTACATTCAAGTCAATGACGGCATAATGGGTGGACATTGCCAGTGTACTCATAGGAGCAAAACAGGAAGTAAAATATGTGCTAAAATATGTAcagtgatttgttgattcaactcaactgacattacaaaaaataccttccattgcatgagccacatcagttaacataatttgaatgaacattctacattaccatggaaattattgcatcacaatatcaggcagccattgcaagtgtacccatgagttaaCCAGTCAAAttaccagggttagaggttccatgccccttctattcattctatgtgtgttgctgctgcattgtgtgtgtggggggggtgttgcctaggcaaccaaatacttgtttgcttgtttcagccaggagcaacaaagtttcatTACGATGTTAATAGTCCATGTTACGGCTGAAACGGACTCAATCGCACAAATCCCCGGCAGTCCAGCcttcagtcagctgttcgttCCACAAAcaaacatcttttttttttttttacagttatgACGgtgattttattttcatgacggtcttcatccataatcgTCAGTTATAACGGTATTTGTGCCAGCCCTAACTGGCACATATTGTAAACAAACAGTATTGTTGTCCTACAGCCACTTACAGAGTAGACACACTGGTCCAAAGCAAGTCAAAGATCACAACATGAGGAAGCAATCTGTGGAGCGTAAGTCATGTTCAAGTCGGCATGGCCAAGACGACAGCAAACAAACACGCGTTACATTACTGTACAGTCTGTTGCCCTcatgcacagatctaggatctagCAAAGCTACAAGTTGGATCAGTAGTGAGGGCAACACACTCCTATGCATAGCCTGCAATCCAAATGGCACCCaaattccctacgtagtgcactgcTTTCATCCACAgtcctatgggccttggtcaaaagtagtgcactattatagggaatatggtgccatttgggacacagctctCTCTGTGTCACTGACCTGCAGGCCTCCCTGGCACAGCTCCATCAGACCCTGGATCAGGTAATACTTGGCCTCTGCCAGCAGCTCTAGAGCCCCCTGCCTGCCAGGTGACCGCTTCCTCCCGCAGGTACGTCAGGATGGAGCCAAAGTGCTTCCCACTACGATCTATCAGGATCCAGCCTGGACAGGACCATGCAAGGCAAGTAAAGGCAACGGTCAATTCTGGTCAGAATTTTTAGAGTAGCGTAGTTCCATGTATCTTTTTGATGATGTGCCTGCCATAGGGCCTGTACACGTATATCTAAATGGTATTTGTAATCATTGCTGATGATTGTTGCTTTAGCCATCTGCTCCATTCTGAAGTCTGTATTAGACTAAGTAGAGTTTCATCTATGTTTCTGATCCATAAGAGTGACTGTGAGACTTTCTGGAAGTCTCCAAAgtccttctcaccctctctgtcAATGAAGACCTCCTTCCTGCCACTGAACATGGCCTTCAGCACGGAGTCCTGCCTGGTGAGCACCTGCAGCGCGGTGTAGAACAGGGTCCCCCCCTACGTTCAGACGCACATACTTGTTACCCAGGCCCACCGCCGCTCTGTAGCTGCAGGTCTTGGGACGCGCCATCTGGGAGGCTGTAGGGGGGAATAGAATCAAACTTGTCTATTCAaggatgaaaatgtttttttggcATCCCCATATAAGAATTTTAAAGATTGCATACACTTACACATCATTCACATTATAAACAGTCAGCCTAGCACACTGTATAGCCTACATAAACACATAGAGGATATTGGCACATTCATTCATAACTGACCGCTGCCCTCATTGCCCCACCGTTCCATGTATACCTTCATGGGAAAGTCTAATGGCTTGGGAGCCAGTGGAGGTGACCTGGGTCTGGGGGGTGGAGGCATAGTCGGTGCTGGGGGAGCTGGCAGCTGTCCCCGGACATGTCCCTCTGAAGGTAGACGACCACCCTGCAGATGGAGGTCCTGATGCCCCCCGCCGTGGTGACATCTACTGGGGGGGCCGCCACAGCCTTTCACTGGCCCTGCAGATCATACCTGGTGGAGGGGATCAATAAAAAAAGCACAGCAAAAACCTCAAACCCCTGGCCTGTGCTGAGATGACAGACTAACAAGATCACAGTCGGGACAATGTCCTTCTGAAATCTGAAACCTTGATTTATAGTCATTGACTTAAATTAGAGGGGTGTTGCTCTGGCCAATGCGGTCATACTTAAAACACCAGTAGTCGAGAACATTGTGAACACAATGGAGAGAGGAAGCCACCCACCCAATCAGTATCTTCTTCTCGATTTCCCTTTCCCCTAGCATGGAATTTAGCTGGGCCCACTACGCTATGTCCATCTTCATACAAAAAACAAACTGCCTTATTTGGGAGAATGTCCCCAAAAACGTTGCATACCAGAGGAAGACAGTCTGTCTCTGGGGAACTTTGATTCAGATGGGTGCAGTAGTGTCATTCAAACCAGCAGAGGACGTTATGTATTGTGATatgaaaaatgcatgcactcactaactgtaagtcgctctggataagagcgtctactaaatgactaaaatgtaaatgatatcaATACATTTCACATATAGCTACTCCCATGAAACTGTCATGGCATAAATCCTAACATGTAGCAAAATGTGTGACTACTAAAATAGGCCTAAAACGTCTGTACATATAATTATGAGATAAAGCTAACTAACTAGCAACATAGGGTTGAGTCACAAATGGTTGTTCAGCTAGAGCTAAAAACTAGTTAACTAGTTGTGTTGGCTTGCTAACTAACTACTGGCTAACTTACTGTTGTTAGCCAGCTATTATTATATGTCAACTATCAATTCAAGATCATTGAGACGAACTTGAATGACGTAGTCCTACTAGTGTATAataattagctaacgttagctaattatTATACACTAGTAGGACTACGTCATTCAAGTTCGTCTCAATGATGTGTGGCTTACTTGCTTTTCTCCTTGCCACCCCGGAAAAAAATGCTAGCTAACAGTTAGCTAACTTTTTAGATACTCACCCACACCGTCTTTCTCTTGGGATAATTAGTTTGTTGAACAGGTGATCGTTAGTACATTAAAAGCTATGTTATGTACGCCACCTACAATTGTCAATATTTACAAGGCAACGACTTGAAATAACTTTCCCAACTACAGAAACGTTTGCTACTACAACTCCCACCCACCTCCTTACCGGAAGTTACATGCCTTGGCCAAACACAACTGTTTCCCTCGCAGCCGAAGTGCCCTGTGGATTATGCCACATAATCACAACATTGATATCACATTTAAATACATTTAAGGTAAGTGAGTGAATGACTGACTTGAAGAGCTCTCACTTGTAGACAATAATGATTTGACTTTTGCACAGCTTGTAACCAGCAACTCACGCTAAAATACCTAGTCAGCTAGCTAAAACAGTTAGTTAATGCTTTCTAGCTAGCCATGTTACTGGCTGTTGCTAACCTCTTGCCCTCCACTATTAGCTTGTTTGTCCAGAACATGACAGTCCGATTAGGGCATCAGGACAAGCTGTGAGATagacaacaagctaattagctatctagataGCTAGCAGGCTAGGTAAGTAGCAAAGATGTTTATATCTGTGTAAGTAGTTAGTGAGAGACCTTCTGGTTGTAaattgtagctaacgttagctagctatagaGAACATTGCCAAAGAAGCAGCTGGCTAGCGCAGATTAAAGGCTATTGCATGTGTGCCAACAACGAATTATGTCAGATAGCTAGCTAGTGATTAGTCAAAGGTCACAGAATCAAATTGTATGTATTTTTTTGTTAGTGTAAACAATATTTTCCTAACTAACGTTATCCATGTCTGTCACAATACTAGACTGCATTCTCTCTTCTTTTcacttaataatataatatgccatttagcagacgcttttatccaaagcgatttacagtcatgcgtgcataaattttttgtgtatgggtggccccggggatcgaacccactaccttggcgttacaagcgccgtgctctaccagctgagctacagaggatcacccACATCGCCTACTCACCAAGTTTACTAATGTAGCAACGGTCATCAACATTGTTAAAAAACAATTATAATAAATGTAACAGTTGGACAATGGAGGAAGATACTCCAAACTTTTTGAATTTTTATAATCCATCCGATATTGCCTGAATCATAGAACATAACACATTTTACTGGCATGGACAAATAATGGAGTTGAGGGATTTTGGTGGGAAtttacaaatacatgacaaagtataGAACAGTTATagacataagatattacattaaatTCAAAAATAAATTGGGAGttatattggaaagacaccaagagatgatgacaaatatttacacactattcatatTTACATATTCATATTCTTATATACAGCACAGTTAAATTAGATGTATAGAAAGAGAAGAGGCACAGTGATACAATatgtttttgtatctgttttttaaacctAAACGTGCTTTTTGGctgagtaacctctggtggcagaggttactggctctatacataactgagtgacGCACTAAATCGGTTTTTGGTTGTCACGTTctgttgcataattcaacaagtgtgtcaacAGCAGTATACCCTCAGATTAAAAATCAAAACGCTTGGCTCTAGATTACACCTGTCTAAACATACTTTTGTGCGCAAGATCAGACATATCACTATAATCCGAGTGTACATTTTCggaagttgctttcatttcagagcatttaatttgtaaacatttcaacacTATTaaatgattacttttttcaattccACAAAAAATGTACACCTATCAAAATAAAGTGATCTTTCTTGTGATGTAaaatgctgaccacaccgctcgcgttacaaaataacatgtatgtgtacatttacgtaacgcgagcggtgtggtcagcaagTTAGCATTGTTATAGATGCAACGGAAAGACAACGTAttccattgagcccatttcagccattaccggggtgtgtttgacaggtcattagAAACATTTCCGCGGTCGTAAAGTTAACGGGAAAAAACGACAGGCACAAGCAAGAGTATTAAAGAGTCGcaggagtaaaatgaaagcaatcaatccagcgagatttaagtgccaagtggattttgcacccctcaaacacaggaaatagatggttgaaaaagacagatcctcaggtgggcggGGCATGCATGTTGCTATACTAATGTGACAGACAATGCCCAAAGTAATACAAATCCACAAGTTGTCTCTCACCTATCCCGCCCTTTTAGATCAATGCAGATGAGCGAGAGACGAGGAAAAGAAgtcactttagactattgagatgctggttaaataaaacatttttttaaagcatCCATATATCCACGGTATCTCATGGTATTAATGTTGTGTTTTTCAGCCCCCCATCTATAAACCAGCTCTTGGGACAGGCCTTGTGGCCATGGCGAAAGACCCGTTGGGTGAAGCTGGCCTTCATTTTGATGAACTCAACAAGCTGCGGGTGCTGGAGCCAGAGGTGGGCCAGAAGACCACGGAGCTCAAGGAGGAGTGCAAAGACTTTGTTGACAGTAAGAACATTCCATTATCTTCtgttctgtgtcccaaatggcaccatattccctatatagtgggccctgggcaaatgtagtgcactacatagggaatagtgtgccatttgggacgctccaCTTGGTGTTAAGTGCCATTACTTTCATAGAATATTGTGCAGATCAGTGGAGAGGTCCACTCGCACATCTGTTCTTAATGTTAAAACTGTGTTCTTCAAATGTTGTTGACACCTAATTACCGAATAGTGTTTTACTAACTTTCGTGCATTCATTCAATACACAGAAATCGGCCAGTTTCAGAAGGTAGTGGGTGGTCTCATCGAGCTGGTGGATGAATTGGCAAAAGAGGCAGAGACAGAAAAGATGAAGGTAAGGGTCTGCATTGGCTCTTTTAAGAGTTGTGAGTTTCTTAGTCCATCTTTACAggactcagacacacacagatgcaaTACTTTTTGTTAAACTCATTCAAAGTCAATTGTTTTCAATCAACGTGTCAGTCAGATCAAAGTGACCGCTGGCTCTACAATCTGCCTGTCTGCAAGCAATCTCAGGTTGAAAACAAAACAGTGGACTTtgactgctagctagctaggccacTGAGTACACTTGCTGCACTTTTCTGTGGGAACGACGAGGCCTTGTTATCTGGGTGAACAACATGCTGCTGCACTGCCTCCTTCTCCCAGGCTATTGGAGCCAGGAACCTGTTGAAGTCTGTGGCCAAGCAGAGGGAGGCCCAGCAACAGCAGCTCCATGCCCTGATAGCAGAGAAGACGATGCAGCTGGAGAGGTAAGAAGACtgaagcctggtcccagatctgatctcactagcctggtcccagatctgatctcactagcctggtcccagatctgatctcactagcctggtcccagatctgatctcactagcctggtcccagatctgatctcactagcctggtcccagatctgatctcactagcctggtcccagatctgatctcactagcctggtcccagatctgatctcactagcctggtcccagatctgatctcactagcctggtcccagatctgatctcactagcctggtcccaggtctgatctcactagcctggtcccagatctgtttgtgcttttgctCACTCCATTGTCAAGCCACACATGTTTGGAAGGACAATTCCatatggagttggcaagagactagaaacagactgttacccaggctatattaaagagaccagaaacagactggtacccaggctatattaaagagaccagaaacagactggtacccaggctatattaaagagaccagaaacagactggcacccaggctatattaaagagaccagaaacagactggtacccaggctatattaaagagaccagaaacagactggtacccaggctatattaaagagactagaaacagactggtacccaggctatattaaagagactagaaacagactggcacccaggctatattaaagagaccagaaacagactggtacccaggctatattaaagagaccagaaacagactggctcccaggctatattaaagagactagaaacagactggtacccaggctatattaaagagaccagaaacagactggcacccaggctatattaaagagaccagaaacagactggtacccaggctatattaaagagactagaaacagactggtacccaggctatattaaagagaccagaaacagactggtacccaggctatattaaagagactagaaacagactggtacccaggctatattaaagagaccagaaacagactggtatccaggctatattaaagagaccagaaacagactggtacccaggctatattaaagagaccagaaacagactggtacccagactatattaaagagaccagaaacagactggtacccaggctatattaaagagaccagaaacagactggtacccaggctatattaaagagaccagaaacagactggtacccaggctatattaaagagaccagaaacagactggtacccaggctatattaaagataccagaaacagactggctcccaggctatattaaagagaccagaaacagactggctcccaggctatattaaagagaccagaaacagactggtacccagactatattaaagagaccagaaacagactggtacccaggctatattaaagagaccagaaacagactggtacccaggctatattaaagagaccagaaacagactggtacccaggctatattaaagagaccagaaacagactggtacccaggctatattaaagagagcagaaacagactggtacccaggctatattaaagataccagaaacagactggtacccaggctatattaaagataccagaaacagactggtacccaggctatattaaagataccagaaacagactggctcccaggctatattaaagagactagaaacagactggtacccaggctatattaaagagaccagaaacagactggctcCCAGGCTAAGAAGACAGTTTGTCTTATTCAATATTGTTCTGAAGACAGCTGTGCCTCAAGGGCAGAAACAAACGTGATTGGTGAAATTTATTTGGCAAGAAATGTAAGACTGAGGTCAAGTCTCCTTGTGAAATCAATAACAATGGGGAAATATATTGTTAGTGTCTCATTCTCAGGGGTTGACAttatagtcagtcagttagttaatTAGTCAGTCAGTCCCTGGGGTTTAATGAAGTTTGTCTTTGTTTGTAATCTATTCCAGGTATCGCATCGAGTATGAAGCTCTCTCCAAAGTGGAGGCTGAGCAGAATGAGTTCATTGAACAGTTCATTCTGCAGAAATAAGGGGTGCGTCGAAGGCCCGaaatgtgtgcgtgtctgtgtgtgtctgtgtgtgtttgtgaccatGTTTCCAGGGTGCCTGAATTGTTTTCTATGGGTGATATCCACTACGCTATGGGTTAACGGGAATCGCTCATCTGAACACAACCTCTCTTACGACCTCACAAGCAATCCAAAACTGCTCCAACTAAAACACAGGTGTTACCGTGACAGCAACAGACAGACCACATGCAAAGTTAAAGTAGCTTCTCACTCTTAGGCTTCTAGAACACCATAACATGTTCCTCACTAGCAGGTGACAACCATCCTCCCCCAGTTATCCATTTTTAGCATTTAAGTGTTGAATGCTTGAAATATAATTAAAACCTGAGGCTCTATAGGCGTCACGCCTTTTCACAACACTACAGAATATCAGACAAGCAAATGGGGAAGAAAGCTATTTATATATACCAAGGAATGTATTTATACTATTTAATACCGAATAATTACTCTGTATAGATAGTTTTATTACCTTTTCTACAAGTAGAAAACAAAGTACAGTATGTGCATGTTACTGTAAATAATTTCAtgatttcccccccccccaatttttttagttttttgctGTGTGTCGTCTGTTTACATCTGAGGTAGGAATATGTTCATGGTTTTATAATTTCACCATTGTCTGTGGGACCACACCAAAACATTTACCCTCAGGTGGCTTATTGGAATTTCAGGCCAGTGTATAAATAAACAGTAAAGTACATTTGAAAGGTATATTAATTATTTTAtgtttacagtatatatcaaGAAATTATCAAATGTTCTCATACTCTGCATTCATCTTATCCATGTTAAAAGTTAGTAAACCAGCTTAGTGGACCAACTTCATCAAAAGATGAGGTATACTTGAATAAAAAGGATTTGCACATATTTTGATTCTCTTGGTGTCAACATTCTTGACTATTGCTAACCATTATATTTTCTCGACTTTAAATATACGAATTGACAATTGATCACAAAAATTACTATGAAAATTAGTAGTGTAGTCTAGACTAGAGGTATGATTACCTGGATGTCTAGGCAGCCGGGTCACAGCTTGAGATTCAGAATGTACAGGTGGATTAGTAGCCTGAGTGCcaatctgtttgtgccatcatgccaactccttgtcacttgTAATGTTTGGTTTGACAAGGACAGCAATGGAGTTGGACAATAGCACAAACAGAATGGCACTCAGGCTAGAAATAGATGAGTGTCTCATTTGATCTTCTTGGCCTTAGCTGAGCCCTTTCCtccctgagtgttggtgttgtaAGCTGAGCCCTTTCCtccctgagtgttggtgttgtaAGCTGAGCTGAACAGCATGGTGAACAGCAGCATCAGAGGAACCAGGAGGTACGGAGCGTAGATGACTGCAAGGGTGTAGCGTTCCTTCTGGGTCTGGGGGCCAGGGTGGGGCTCCGTGGGGAAGGGGTAGTAGAGGATGTGGGCTAGGATGGGGACCAGGGTGGTGGCTACGTGGGTGGAATAGACAATGGCCGGAGTCCTGATCCACTTGCAGCCTCCTGGAAGAGATGATGGTTGATGGAACAGAATTAGGTTGATTTCCTCACGTTACGACAGGCTTACCTGCCTTGTCGTCATGTCTGATTTATGACAACGTCTACGTCTCAAATGGCgcactattccctatttagtgcactacttttaaacagggcccataggactctggacaaaagtagtgcaacatagggaatagggcgccatttgggatacacacaTATACTGATAAAGGGGTGTTAAAAGAATGGGCATCCGCTAGAGGTCACACTTGAGTTACTTATGACTAAATTACTATCTACAGCGTGCCAAATCAAAGGTCTTATTGCACCATGGGCTTAATTTTGTAATTCCAAATACCACAGATTTTTACATTAGTTTGCTAGCCCATATGGGGCCATACCAAATgactccctatgtagtgcagtacttttgacctctctcatcaaaagtactgcactaaagggaaatgggtgccatttgggacgtatcccaTGTTATCTGACCTTTGAGGAAGGCATATGCAGCTATGGGGAAGAAAGGGATTTGGACCAGGGCCTCGCAGAAGATGAAGGACTTGAACCAGGTGGGGGGATCCAGCATCATGGGGTCTCTGAACTCAGCCCCATACCATCTCAAAAGATCTTTCAGctgttgaaaaatatatatata belongs to Coregonus clupeaformis isolate EN_2021a unplaced genomic scaffold, ASM2061545v1 scaf0172, whole genome shotgun sequence and includes:
- the LOC121555680 gene encoding intraflagellar transport protein 20 homolog, which produces MAKDPLGEAGLHFDELNKLRVLEPEVGQKTTELKEECKDFVDKIGQFQKVVGGLIELVDELAKEAETEKMKAIGARNLLKSVAKQREAQQQQLHALIAEKTMQLERYRIEYEALSKVEAEQNEFIEQFILQK
- the tmem97 gene encoding sigma intracellular receptor 2, with protein sequence MGVLRILEIIFFFYFASHIPITLFIDLQALLPAQLYPQQLKDLLRWYGAEFRDPMMLDPPTWFKSFIFCEALVQIPFFPIAAYAFLKGGCKWIRTPAIVYSTHVATTLVPILAHILYYPFPTEPHPGPQTQKERYTLAVIYAPYLLVPLMLLFTMLFSSAYNTNTQGGKGSAYNTNTQGGKGSAKAKKIK